The Pseudomonas alkylphenolica genomic sequence TTTGCTGGTCAACACGCGCGCCTCGGCCAGGCGCGCGTCGAGCTCGGCCTGTTCAGCGCGCATGCGTGCATCACGATAAGCCTCATGGCTCATGTTGACCTGGGCCCGGGCCATTTTGTCTTCGGCCAGCTTCAGCTCTGCCACCTCATCGGTCGCACCGACGGCCTTGGCCTGCGCCAGCGCCTGTTCGGACAGGCGCAGCTGTTCATTGGGG encodes the following:
- a CDS encoding DUF4398 domain-containing protein produces the protein MRTHSLFAALALLALAGCANDPAPNEQLRLSEQALAQAKAVGATDEVAELKLAEDKMARAQVNMSHEAYRDARMRAEQAELDARLAEARVLTSKSKEQLDLLQSRVNRLRKQLGEQP